GTCAGACGTGAGCGTGGCCAAGTCTAGCTCCTTTGCTTCTATCTCTTCGTCAGAGTATCCCGCAACTTTGAGGAATTGCCTGTTCATCTGAGACTTCAGCTGGTCGATGTTGCTGCCACTCTTGTTCCAGGTGACCAGATGCTTGTCCGAAGCCTTGCGGAATGCAAAGCGCATCTTTTCAACTACGTCTTCTGGAAGCTTCTTGTTGAGCGTATAGGTATGCTCGATATCGCCAGTGTGGCCCATCCAGAATACGCGGAAATCCCGAATAATGAGGCCGTCCATTTCAGCCACCATCATCCTGGTGTCAAAATACCTGCGGAGGACATAGGGTCTCCATTTGAAGCCGGCCCTTCTGATTGGGCGCCTTATTGCATCAGACAGGTTCACAGTCCGTAGATGCCCATTGGGCCCTCGGCTTGACTGATCCTTCCAGCCTTCATTGCCCTTCCACCAGTCCTGTGTAATCACAGCAGCCTTTGCGGTGATCTTTTCTCCCCTCCTGATGCGATATTCTATGTACTGTTTCAGGTATTCGCACTCCTCAGCTGGAGCGAATGTGAAGTATTGGTGCCCGGCTTTTGACAGGTTCGCCCTGACAGTAATCATTGCTGGTATTCGCGCGAACTGGACAGCTCCACTCTGATCGATGACCATCTCTGGAATATCGTCCATGACCAATCCGTCGTTGCCTTCTGCATCTCCCAAGGACTCTGGCCTTAGTCCTGAGAGTGCTATCAGGCCAGCCGCTGCTTTGGCGCGTGGTGAACCAAAAGAGAATATCTTGTTGGCCTCTTCCTGGCTGGGCACCTTCTCGTCTGCCACCGTTACAAGCTCGTTTCTCCGCGAGATTTTGATCCGCTGATTTACTTGAATTCCGTTGAACGAGAGCCAGTTCTTTACAGGTTTGACGTTGTTTGAGATATACGAACCGCTCTTGCCCTCCTTTTCCAGCGCGGTCACCATGTCAAGGAGAAATGCAGAAGCTCTCTTCTGGTTCATCCTTGCGATGTCTTTTGGGAGGACGTTAAACCGCTTGTGTATCATTCCCATGCGTCTGAACCATTCAAAAGCGGTGTTGGTGCTTCCGCGTTTCACATTTTCATACCATCTTTTGAAATTCTCGTCGTCAAAGAGATACACATACGGCGACTTGGCGAGCTCTGTCACGGCTCAAATACGGACACAGAAGCTAAAAGGGTTTCACTTTGAAAACATGGTGGGGCCGAAGGGATGTATTCTGACGCGGCGCGAGCCGCAATCATTTGAACCCTTGACCCACGGGTTTCTTCTAATCTACCACTAGCCCTTGTGTTAGATCTGGAGCCCGTTGCGATGCCTGGCTTCGCTACGACCCCACACCAGGCGGCGTCTGTGCGCATTCCCTACAGAAGCCAAGTACGTATAAGTCTTGCTCGCCGTTTGCGATTGCAGTTAACCAAAGGAAAGCAGAGGTCTTTTCGCTTAGAATGTTTAGTTAATGCGTTTCGAAATTGATATAGAATTTCGTATTTTATCAGTCCTGTGCCAGAAGAAACCCAGTTGCGGGCCAAGCGGACCCGCATAAAAATTCTCCGGGCACTTGCCAATCGCAACGGATCGGCGGGCTTTTCGGACATAAAGTCATTGACCGGCCTTTCGACCGGGTCGATATACTATCATCTTGAGCGGATGGACAACTATGTGTCCAAGAGCGAGCGGCACTCGTACAGAATAACAGAGGAGGGACGGGAGCTTCTCCGCCAGCTTGACAGCTCCAAAACTGCCCATTCAAACGTGCAGAAGAAGAACACCAACCATGACCAGCAAACCGGGGCGGGTGGCGGCGAAGAAACGCTAAACGGACGCGGCTCCGGCTCGGCCGGGAGATTTTTGGTCGTCCTTGCGCTCGCCGCCGCGGGAATCGCAATCATGCTGTCCGTCTTGACGGGTGCGACTGTTGCTCCTTCCGGCGGTAGCTTCCACTCTGTGGGCATCCTGCTTTTTACAGCCGCTGGGAGCAGCTCCTGCATTTCGCTTCATTGCTTGGCCGCGGCACCTGCATCATATTCGCGGCCTTGGCACTACTGAAATACCGAGACAAGGGAGTGCCAGCTCGCCGCTTTTTTCACAAAACAACAGGATTCTAGCATACGCCCATGTCGTGAGCAGCGCCACCCAAAAGGAATAGGCCTCTGCCACGGTTTGCCGTTGCACTCTCGGAAGTGCCCGCACGGAGCCGGCGCATCCTGATTTTGTGTCCTTCCAAAATACTCGGCTCCTGCCCGGCCTGCTGGCGCGTCTTTGCGGGAACTTGATTGATTTGAGCGGAGTTATCTTGGTGGTTGATGTCTCCCTGAATTATCTGCGAAATTGGCATCGCAGTACCGGAATCCCGCATAAGTTCCAAGAGTTCAAGGCACCTTTTGCGGACTGTTACGGTACTGACATCTGCCGCAATTGCAATTCTCAACTGCGTCGTGTACTCGTTGCACTCTACCGCAGCGAGGTATAACGCGGCGGCTGCAAGTGACACCGGGTTCTTGCCGGAGAGCAGCGCATTGTCGCCGGCCCTGCCAAGTATTTCAAGCGCCCTTCGTACAGACCTCTCTGAAAGCTTTGCCTTGTCTGCGATCCTCGAGATGCTGTTTGAAGGAACAGGCAGCGGCACCTGGAGCTTCATTTCCCGGAGAAGAAACTTGTAGTAATAGGCGAGATTTCTCTTTTCGGCACCGCCGACAACTTCCTGAAGCTCCGCCATAGACCGGGGCGTACCCGAGTCCTTGCAGGCGATGTATACCGCCGCAGCAACTATGCACGAAATTGAGCGTCCCCGAATGAGGCCGCGGTCCAGAGCCTTTCTGTAAATGTATGCCGAGCGCTCTGCCACCGGCAGGCCGATGCCAAGAATTTCCGTAATCCTGCGTATCTCCCTCATTGCCTTGTTCAGGTTCTTTGTCTTTGAATTGTTAGAAACGGTAATCTTGTTGAGCCGGCGCAGCCTCTCGATTTCCGTGTAGTCG
The DNA window shown above is from Nitrososphaera sp. and carries:
- a CDS encoding ArsR family transcriptional regulator — its product is MPEETQLRAKRTRIKILRALANRNGSAGFSDIKSLTGLSTGSIYYHLERMDNYVSKSERHSYRITEEGRELLRQLDSSKTAHSNVQKKNTNHDQQTGAGGGEETLNGRGSGSAGRFLVVLALAAAGIAIMLSVLTGATVAPSGGSFHSVGILLFTAAGSSSCISLHCLAAAPASYSRPWHY
- the tfb gene encoding transcription initiation factor IIB (stabilizes TBP binding to an archaeal box-A promoter; responsible for recruiting RNA polymerase II to the pre-initiation complex), translated to MLAGQRETETNAACSVCKGQLILDTDTGEEVCGSCGIVAREYLEQASERRAFSFEEMDRRYRTGEPVSLMMYDMGLSSFIDKKNVDASGKHIHDYTEIERLRRLNKITVSNNSKTKNLNKAMREIRRITEILGIGLPVAERSAYIYRKALDRGLIRGRSISCIVAAAVYIACKDSGTPRSMAELQEVVGGAEKRNLAYYYKFLLREMKLQVPLPVPSNSISRIADKAKLSERSVRRALEILGRAGDNALLSGKNPVSLAAAALYLAAVECNEYTTQLRIAIAADVSTVTVRKRCLELLELMRDSGTAMPISQIIQGDINHQDNSAQINQVPAKTRQQAGQEPSILEGHKIRMRRLRAGTSESATANRGRGLFLLGGAAHDMGVC
- a CDS encoding site-specific integrase; protein product: MTELAKSPYVYLFDDENFKRWYENVKRGSTNTAFEWFRRMGMIHKRFNVLPKDIARMNQKRASAFLLDMVTALEKEGKSGSYISNNVKPVKNWLSFNGIQVNQRIKISRRNELVTVADEKVPSQEEANKIFSFGSPRAKAAAGLIALSGLRPESLGDAEGNDGLVMDDIPEMVIDQSGAVQFARIPAMITVRANLSKAGHQYFTFAPAEECEYLKQYIEYRIRRGEKITAKAAVITQDWWKGNEGWKDQSSRGPNGHLRTVNLSDAIRRPIRRAGFKWRPYVLRRYFDTRMMVAEMDGLIIRDFRVFWMGHTGDIEHTYTLNKKLPEDVVEKMRFAFRKASDKHLVTWNKSGSNIDQLKSQMNRQFLKVAGYSDEEIEAKELDLATLTSDDIDKLGREKQKQKLDANRNNQKVVAAEEVEKWLLEGWEFCAVLPNNRAIIKMPR